The following are encoded together in the Tursiops truncatus isolate mTurTru1 chromosome 10, mTurTru1.mat.Y, whole genome shotgun sequence genome:
- the CD83 gene encoding CD83 antigen isoform X3 yields the protein MEVPQEDLQYYQQRASSEAPRERLYSLRIQNTTSCNSGTYRCTLVDPEGQRNLSGTMILKVTGCSKGRKEETFKKYRAEVVLLLALVIFYVTLIIFTCKFARQQSIFPDFLKPAVEHAFLPVTSPDKHLEPVTLHKTELV from the exons ATGGAGGTGCCCCAGGAAGACCTGCAGTACTATCAGCAGAGGGCCTCTTCAGAGGCCCCCAGGGAAAGGCTGTATTCCCTGAGGATCCAAAACACTACCAGCTGCAACTCGGGGACCTACAGGTGCACTCTGGTGGATCCAGAAGGGCAGAGAAACCTCAGTGGCACCATGATCTTGAAAGTGACAG gatgcTCTAAGGGACGCAAAGAAGAGACTTTTAAGAAATACCGAGCTGAGGTTGTCCTGCTGTTGGCTCTGGTCATTTTCTACGTGACACTCATCATTTTCACTTGC aagtttgCACGACAGCAGAGTATTTTTCCAGACTTTCTTAAACCTGCCGTGGAACATGCTTTTCTCCCAGTTACCTCCCCAGATAAGCATTTGGAGCCAGTGACTCTTCACAAGACAGAACTGGTGTGA